A stretch of Candidatus Dormiibacterota bacterium DNA encodes these proteins:
- a CDS encoding DUF3105 domain-containing protein — RDWLKKQAPDPALAALVKSQPGFKPYTKVIVIPWPSMTPKFAAVAWDYYDPMDRVDTTELQNFYDNHLDTAPEGLNTP; from the coding sequence CGCGACTGGCTGAAGAAGCAGGCGCCCGACCCCGCGCTGGCGGCGCTGGTGAAGAGCCAGCCCGGCTTCAAGCCCTACACCAAGGTGATCGTCATCCCCTGGCCGTCGATGACGCCCAAGTTCGCAGCGGTCGCCTGGGACTACTACGACCCCATGGACAGGGTGGACACCACCGAGCTGCAGAACTTCTACGACAACCACCTCGACACCGCGCCCGAGGGGCTGAACACGCCCTGA
- a CDS encoding DUF58 domain-containing protein gives MSGRAPLIGCIAVLAFFAGITGVRLAYTLAYVLVFMLLVAFAWSRAVARRVTVTRESPSGVFMVGEPFSERFTVTNRGLLPIAYCEVRDATSLPGYLSSRALSLNGGSTVTWNTRGVFARRGVYAFGPVQVRLGDPFGLFPRTVRVAPGSAVTVYPAIHAVGEIGPLSAGGSGGDVRRGRPVDMPPEVAAVREYDAADGMGRIHWPSTARAGRLMSRVYDTRQSSDLLVVLDLERGHSAGVAPEASVEYAISLAASICHAGLRRGQAVGLVTNDARHTAIGAGRGEAQRLRLLDYLATAEDDGGTGLAETVRRHGEGWRGRGGIVVITSRRDQEWIEALLEVGTRGVRHLAVVVEPTSFGAAGPPIRVLSAWRLALDWWLVRRGDDLDAGRRSRAAAL, from the coding sequence ATGAGCGGCCGGGCCCCGCTGATCGGCTGCATCGCGGTGCTCGCCTTCTTCGCGGGGATCACCGGGGTGCGGCTCGCGTACACCCTCGCGTACGTGCTCGTCTTCATGCTGCTGGTCGCCTTCGCCTGGTCGCGGGCGGTGGCGCGGCGGGTGACGGTGACCCGGGAGTCGCCCTCCGGGGTCTTCATGGTCGGCGAGCCCTTCAGCGAGCGCTTCACCGTGACCAACCGCGGCCTGCTCCCGATCGCCTACTGCGAGGTGCGCGACGCCACCTCCCTGCCCGGCTACCTGTCCAGCAGGGCGCTCTCGCTCAACGGCGGCAGCACCGTCACCTGGAACACCCGTGGGGTGTTCGCCCGCCGCGGCGTCTACGCGTTCGGTCCTGTCCAGGTGCGCCTTGGCGACCCCTTCGGCCTCTTCCCCCGCACCGTGCGGGTGGCCCCCGGGTCCGCGGTCACCGTCTATCCGGCGATCCACGCGGTCGGCGAGATCGGCCCGCTGAGCGCCGGGGGGAGCGGGGGCGACGTCCGCCGCGGGCGCCCCGTCGACATGCCCCCGGAGGTCGCGGCGGTGCGCGAGTACGACGCCGCCGACGGCATGGGGCGCATCCACTGGCCCTCGACCGCACGCGCCGGCCGGCTGATGAGCCGGGTCTACGACACCCGGCAGAGCTCCGACCTGCTGGTGGTGCTCGACCTCGAGCGGGGCCACTCCGCCGGGGTCGCGCCGGAGGCGTCGGTGGAGTACGCGATCTCGCTGGCGGCCTCGATCTGCCATGCCGGGCTCCGCCGCGGCCAGGCGGTCGGCCTGGTCACCAACGACGCCCGCCACACCGCCATCGGCGCCGGCCGCGGCGAGGCCCAGCGGCTCCGCCTGCTCGACTACCTCGCCACCGCCGAGGACGACGGCGGCACCGGTCTCGCCGAGACGGTGCGCCGCCACGGCGAGGGCTGGCGCGGCCGTGGCGGCATCGTGGTGATCACCTCGCGGCGCGACCAGGAGTGGATCGAGGCGCTGCTCGAGGTGGGCACGCGGGGCGTGCGTCACCTCGCGGTCGTGGTCGAGCCCACCTCCTTCGGCGCCGCCGGGCCGCCGATCCGGGTGCTCTCCGCCTGGCGGCTCGCGCTGGACTGGTGGCTGGTGCGCCGGGGAGACGACCTCGACGCCGGGCGCCGCTCCCGCGCCGCCGCCCTGTAG
- a CDS encoding excisionase family DNA-binding protein — protein MIEKPEDILTTGEAAVLCGVSRSTLRRAVGQGQIVAWHTPGRHLRFTRAACLDFARSLGRIDLVGRAYEPGSGDSASGSRSETGAVETAART, from the coding sequence ATGATCGAGAAGCCCGAGGACATCCTCACCACCGGGGAGGCGGCCGTTCTGTGCGGTGTCTCCAGGTCGACACTCCGCCGCGCGGTCGGCCAGGGTCAGATCGTCGCCTGGCACACGCCGGGTCGACACCTGCGCTTCACCCGCGCCGCCTGCCTCGACTTCGCCCGCTCGCTGGGCCGGATCGACCTCGTCGGCCGGGCCTACGAGCCCGGCTCCGGTGACTCCGCGTCGGGCAGCCGGTCCGAGACCGGCGCCGTGGAGACCGCGGCGCGCACCTGA
- a CDS encoding glucosaminidase domain-containing protein, whose protein sequence is MLPRSAPRLRTLLGTALCVPLLALSLSAGDAATVPSQANPCPQNPVGGGASGPGGARPPGRGAGAAAPAPGSDPCADLRAARERAGQVDDLLTARRADLASARAQLAALEGSVTRLGEEVARDSARHEEVMQRWRSDHELLARQVRSRYVAGEQGFIAYLVASDSFSALLDRAVSVGRVVSAERGLVARTAAERREAEALLADATARRDQASLQMRQMDALRVVIQSDVARLSRASADAHAAASLEAAIAALALARAHGTIYPAVDGPTFTADSDLTRPSGLTPERIERFLHGTALAGLGRSYIETEARSHVSANYLVADSILESAWGTSQIARDKHNILGFGADDSHPYEDAVSFPSFAACVDTVARYVAAHYLDPRGNSFHGPTLRGMNVLWATDPEWAHKVATIATSIP, encoded by the coding sequence ATGCTCCCGCGTTCCGCTCCACGCCTCCGCACCCTGCTCGGCACCGCGCTCTGCGTACCCCTGCTCGCCCTCTCGCTGAGCGCGGGCGACGCCGCCACCGTGCCCTCGCAGGCGAACCCCTGCCCGCAGAACCCGGTCGGCGGCGGGGCCTCGGGCCCGGGGGGCGCGAGGCCGCCGGGACGCGGCGCCGGCGCCGCCGCCCCCGCGCCCGGCTCGGACCCGTGCGCCGACCTCCGCGCCGCCCGGGAGCGCGCCGGCCAGGTCGACGACCTGCTCACCGCCCGGCGCGCCGACCTGGCCTCGGCGCGGGCCCAGCTGGCCGCCCTCGAGGGCAGCGTCACCCGGCTCGGGGAGGAGGTGGCCCGCGACAGCGCCCGCCACGAGGAGGTGATGCAGCGCTGGCGCAGCGACCACGAGCTGCTCGCCCGCCAGGTCCGGAGCCGCTACGTCGCCGGCGAGCAGGGCTTCATCGCCTACCTGGTGGCGTCCGACAGCTTCAGCGCCCTGCTCGACCGCGCGGTCTCGGTGGGCCGGGTGGTGAGCGCCGAGCGCGGCCTCGTCGCCCGCACCGCCGCCGAGCGGCGCGAGGCGGAGGCACTGCTCGCCGACGCCACCGCGCGGCGCGACCAGGCCTCGCTGCAGATGCGGCAGATGGACGCGCTGCGGGTGGTGATCCAGTCCGACGTGGCCCGGCTCAGCCGCGCCTCCGCCGACGCCCACGCCGCCGCCAGCCTCGAGGCGGCGATCGCGGCGCTGGCCCTGGCGCGGGCCCACGGGACGATCTATCCCGCCGTCGACGGCCCCACCTTCACCGCCGACAGTGACCTCACCCGGCCCTCGGGGCTCACCCCGGAGCGGATCGAGAGGTTCCTCCACGGCACCGCCCTCGCCGGGCTGGGCCGGAGTTACATCGAGACCGAGGCCCGCTCCCACGTCTCGGCGAACTACCTGGTCGCCGACAGCATCCTCGAGTCCGCGTGGGGCACCTCGCAGATCGCGCGGGACAAGCACAACATCCTCGGCTTCGGGGCGGACGACAGCCATCCCTACGAGGACGCGGTGAGCTTCCCCTCCTTCGCCGCCTGCGTCGACACCGTTGCCCGCTACGTGGCCGCCCACTACCTCGACCCGCGGGGCAACTCCTTCCACGGGCCGACGCTGCGGGGCATGAACGTGCTCTGGGCGACCGACCCGGAGTGGGCCCACAAGGTCGCGACCATCGCCACCAGCATCCCGTAG
- a CDS encoding YrzE family protein: MSRANRRRDEARPAGATTAPATAVTERRPVAGAPGASDAGNHISWRACLAGLLLGELALLLVTNGGLILASAIFGPTERLDGGIVGIGSFLAVILGGFAAARIAGRWGLYQGTVVGIGFILVSVIVQFGQEASIVHSSLSSGAHHIVDLGPMRMDNVISGDLLALFGGSFGGWIARRR, translated from the coding sequence ATGTCTCGGGCCAATCGCCGGCGCGACGAGGCGAGGCCCGCCGGGGCGACCACGGCGCCCGCCACGGCGGTCACCGAGCGCCGCCCGGTGGCCGGCGCCCCCGGCGCCAGCGATGCCGGCAACCACATCTCGTGGCGCGCCTGCCTGGCCGGCCTGCTGCTCGGCGAGCTCGCGCTGCTGCTGGTCACCAACGGCGGACTCATCCTCGCCAGCGCCATCTTCGGCCCCACCGAGAGGCTCGACGGCGGCATCGTCGGCATCGGCAGCTTCCTCGCCGTCATCCTCGGCGGCTTCGCCGCCGCCCGCATCGCCGGCCGCTGGGGCCTCTACCAGGGGACCGTGGTGGGCATCGGCTTCATCCTGGTGTCGGTGATCGTCCAGTTCGGCCAGGAGGCCTCGATCGTCCACTCCTCGCTGAGCTCCGGCGCCCATCACATCGTCGACCTCGGCCCGATGCGCATGGACAACGTGATCAGCGGCGACCTCCTCGCCCTGTTCGGCGGCTCCTTCGGCGGCTGGATCGCCCGCAGGCGGTAG
- a CDS encoding DUF5658 family protein has protein sequence MLSTPTRALPVAAARLSAVLSDRFLRVPLVFFIVAQLLDILTTTVGLVHGLDEANPLTAGVIHHLGMAGLLLQKVPVVLALVCGLMLLPRRVAVASAWGFTVLMGAVVASNLSLVLAARPL, from the coding sequence ATGCTCAGCACCCCGACGCGCGCGCTGCCCGTGGCGGCCGCCCGGCTCTCGGCCGTGCTCTCCGACCGGTTCCTTCGGGTTCCGCTCGTCTTCTTCATCGTCGCCCAGCTGCTCGACATCCTCACCACCACGGTGGGGTTGGTGCATGGGCTGGACGAGGCCAACCCGCTGACCGCCGGGGTGATCCACCACCTCGGCATGGCCGGGCTGCTGCTCCAGAAGGTGCCGGTGGTGCTGGCGCTGGTCTGCGGGCTGATGCTCCTGCCGCGACGGGTCGCGGTGGCCTCGGCCTGGGGGTTCACCGTGCTGATGGGCGCGGTGGTGGCCTCGAACCTCAGCCTGGTGCTGGCCGCCCGTCCGCTCTGA
- a CDS encoding MoxR family ATPase produces the protein MGSVRQVVRRLVESVGTVIVGKEAEVEQCVIALLCRGHVLIEDVPGVGKTMLAKALARSLGCLFERVQFTPDLLPGDITGVNVFNPKTTTFEFRRGPVFAQVLLADEINRATPKTQSSLLEAMEEGQVTVDGVSHRLPEPFIVLATQNPIELGGTFPLPEAQVDRFLVKVSIGYLSLEEEVAMLDRFQLASPLEALTPVATTEEILACQSAISGVHCDARLKEYTVRMVQRTRSHPDVVLGASPRGSLGLLHAAQARAAAAGRDYVLPDDIKELAPSVLTHRIIVRPNAELRGLTAASVLAEVLDSESVPLADRRFA, from the coding sequence GTGGGATCCGTCCGGCAGGTGGTCCGGCGCCTGGTGGAGAGCGTCGGCACGGTCATCGTCGGCAAGGAGGCGGAGGTCGAGCAGTGCGTGATCGCGCTCCTCTGCCGTGGCCACGTCCTCATCGAGGACGTCCCCGGGGTGGGCAAGACGATGCTCGCCAAGGCGCTCGCCCGCTCCCTCGGCTGCCTGTTCGAAAGGGTCCAGTTCACCCCCGACCTGCTCCCCGGCGACATCACCGGGGTGAACGTCTTCAACCCGAAGACCACCACCTTCGAGTTCCGGCGCGGGCCGGTCTTCGCCCAGGTGCTGCTCGCCGACGAGATCAACCGGGCCACCCCGAAGACCCAGTCCAGCCTGCTGGAGGCGATGGAGGAGGGGCAGGTCACCGTCGACGGGGTCTCCCACCGCCTCCCCGAGCCCTTCATCGTGCTCGCCACCCAGAACCCGATCGAGCTCGGCGGCACCTTCCCCCTCCCCGAGGCCCAGGTCGACCGCTTCCTCGTCAAGGTGAGCATCGGCTACCTCTCGCTCGAGGAGGAGGTGGCGATGCTCGACCGCTTCCAGCTGGCCTCACCGCTCGAGGCGCTCACCCCGGTGGCCACCACCGAGGAGATCCTCGCCTGCCAGTCGGCGATCAGCGGCGTCCACTGCGACGCGCGGCTCAAGGAGTACACGGTGCGGATGGTGCAGCGCACCCGGTCCCACCCCGACGTGGTCCTGGGCGCCTCCCCCCGCGGCAGCCTGGGCCTGCTCCACGCCGCCCAGGCGCGCGCCGCCGCCGCCGGCCGCGACTACGTGCTCCCCGACGACATCAAGGAGCTGGCGCCCTCGGTGCTCACCCACCGGATCATCGTGCGGCCCAACGCCGAGCTCCGCGGGCTGACCGCGGCCTCGGTGCTCGCCGAGGTGCTCGACAGCGAGTCGGTCCCGCTCGCGGACCGGCGGTTCGCGTGA